GTTCTTACTGGCTCTAGTGCTCGTAAGCTCAAACGAGAAGGAGTGAATTTACTTGCTGGACGAGCTTTAACTTATAAATTATTTCCTCTGACAGCGATTGAACTTGGCTGTCAGTTTGATCTTGCTCATTCATTAGAGTTTGGACATATGCCTAGTATTTATGACAAACTGGATTTAAATAAAACAGATTATTTGAATTCCTATATCAAAACCTACCTTAAAGAAGAAGTAATGCAGGAAGGGCTTGCAAGAGATCTTGCTGCGTTTTCTCGTTTCTTGGAAGCTGCAAGCTTCTCACAAGGTTCTACCCTTAATATCAGTGCGATTGCACGTGATGCTTCTGTCAAAGCTAATACGGTTGCTGGCTATTTTGATTTAATTGAGGATATGCTAGTTTCATATCGCTTGCCAGTTTTTACTAAGCGCGCCAAGAGGCGTTTAGTAGCTCACCCCAAGTTTTATTTTTTTGATGCTGGTATTTATTATCATCTTAGACCCAAAAGTATTTTGGATTCTGTTTCTGAGTTGCATGGAGCTGGCTTGGAGACTTTGGTCTTGCAAGATCTGCTTGCTGTTAATGAATACAATAAACTTGGTTATCAAATATTTTACTGGCGTACCACTAATGGCACAGAAGTAGATTTTGTTGTGCTTGGAGCAAAGAAGTTACTAGCGATAGAAGTTAAACACTCAAGTAAATTCCACCCTAAGGATTTTACTGGGCTTAAGGCTTTTAAAAAGGACTATCCAGAAGCGGAGTTGATGCTTTTGTATTTAGGTAGTGCTAAGCAAGAGTATCAAGGGATTCAAGTGATTCCGGTTCAGGAGTTTTTGCCTGGTTTGTTGAGGTATCTTTGAGTTAGGGTTAATGGGGATCAGCGGTTTTTGAACCAGTTTTAGTGGCAATGTGTTAAGATAACACATTATGGTAATTGGCTTAACACGTTATTCTTTGGAGAGAAAGTCGCCTGAGCAAAAAGGTCTCGGTGAATCTAAGATTGCACGTATTCTTAAAAATGGCTCGATGTTAAATTCTTATGGTTCACCACTTATCTTCGCTGGTGAAAAATACTTCTTTGATATTCATGGGACGCATGATGATACTCGTTTGAGTATGAAAAGACTCAATGCCGATCCAAAGAAGCAAGATGAGACTGTATACCAAGTTGCGCAAGCAGATACGAAGCAAGGATTTTTTCCTGATATGTGCTCATGGCTTGATCAATGGTTTGAGTCTGATATTCCAACTGAAATGAAATTATTAGAGCAAGAACCGGTTATAACTAATGGTTTGTTAAAACCGGCATATGCTAATTATTTGATGCAATACCGCAAGCAGATTAATCCTGGTAGTGATGATTTCTTTTTGAGGTATGGTTGTTTTGGTGCTGATGTTTCTAGTGCTTTATTGATTAGTAATGCAACTAAAATAGAAGCATTCGATTGTAATTCGATTAATTTAGAGGCATACAAGGATTGTTTTGAGATGTCTTTAGATGATTTGAAAGACAAAATTATTGAACAGTATGACGAGACTTTTGCCTCTACTTTGGAAACTAGGCGAGCAGAGTGTTTTTGGATTACAGATGAGGCTTTCTTTGATATTCCCAGAGAGCTGCTGATACTATATGAACTCAAAGCACTTGCTGCAACGAATATACAAGCATGTGCTGATGGCGTGAGTTTTGATTGGGCTTATCCTGGAGAAGAGATTATAGAAGGAAGAACATTGTCTTTTCACCAAGGTTGGATACCGGATGCTTTGGAAGACTTGGAGCCTTGTGATTGTTATATGCAAAAATGCAGTGAAACAGCGAGTCCTGGTGAGTCAATGTATTTGATCATGGGACAAGTGCAGCCAGGTGCACCAGTGATCTTAGGTCATTCCTTGGCAGATATTTCTGATGATTTGAATACCGTTGTTGATGCTGCAATTGCAGACTACGAAGATTATAAATTAATAGATATACCAGAAATATATCAAATCAAAGTAGCGCAAGATCCAGTGCACGAGCCAGGTATATCTGCTTTTATTAAAAACTATGGCTTTAGGCTTTGCGGCTATCAAGAAGCTAACTAATGTTTTGTTTCTGGTGAATCAGCTTGTAGTTGTTCGAGTGACTTATACAAAGATACAACTGCTGACCGTACTAATTCTTTAAGCCCTATCTTTTTAGATCCTTGCTCGATAGCTTTGAATGTAATTATTTCATTCATGAATTCCAGCAGATCAGTAAATTGCTGGAATTCACATAGTGGTTTAGCAAGTTTGGCTGCAATCACTGGGTCAATAGCTGCCCATGTGTGATTATCATTCTCTTCTACCATCTTGAGTGATTTAGCTTTGCTTACTACCTTGTCGACAAGCTTGGTTACTAGCAGTGTCTTATCTTGATATGCGTAATGAACTAATTTTGCTTGGAGTAATTCCAAGAGCTGGTCTTCAGTGAACTTTGTAGATGTCTCATGTGATTTGGGTTCTATGCCAGTAGCATCTACAACTTTGATTGTGACTGACCAGTTATTGGAACCGTCATTGGCTTTTTTTGCATCAATGGAAGTTTTTGAGTATCTTGCATCAATTAATGTTTTTGCAGATTTAGCTTCAAGCCTTAATACCAAGCTCTGATTAGCTTGATAGTGGAAATTAATACGAGCGGCAAAACCGTCATTGAAGTTTTGATTTAGGCTTTGTTGATTTCTGATTTTGGTAAATAATTGATCTAGCTCTGTTGTTGAGCTTTGAGCTTGGTTAATAAATCTATTTTGTATTTGCTGCCAGGTGATTGTTGCCATATTTCTGTCACTATTGATTATAACGTTTTGTCTTGATTTGACTTAGTCAGGAACAAGTCTTTTAGTTTTTAACATTTTTTAAATCAAGCAAAATCTACCAAGACATTCTCATTTCTATTTTGAGAAATCTGTCCATAAAAATAGGTACCAATATTGTTTAGTATCATGTTGAAGTGATTAATTGGATCAATGATTTCTTGTGGTAGGAAGCGTTGCAAGGCGTCTAGCACTGCATTGACGGCGTAGAAGATACCGGCTTTTTTCATGTCTGGATCTTGATGCTGAATCATTGTAATATCACCAGCAAAGCCACCAATATTGCGAATCAGTCCGCCTAGCTTGTTCATGAAGTTACGTTTGTTGGCGCCGAAGATCACACCAAGTAAGGAACCAACAAAGATAGTATGTCCAAAGACAGCCATGGTATGTCCTTGGTCTTTATCACTTCCAACAAAAATCTTTCTATTTTTACCGAGACCACCCTGGATAATCTCTTCAAGTATCTTGGTGCCGGCTTTAATATTTTTAAAGAAGTTATCAGCTTTGCTCATGACCCTGTCACCTACCAAGTGATTTTGGGTGAAGTCAAGCAAAGTCATTCCAGCACTCATACCCCTGGCTAGATGAATGTCTTCCAATTTCATCCAAGGTACAAAGAGAGGGTCGAGTGCTCTAGCGATAAAATCAATGACCTTGTTATTCTTGAGGGCTTCAACAGCTAGGTGAGCATAACGAATAGAAGTTACAGCTTTGGAGACTCTGACTGTATTGGTGTTGAGAAAATCAGTGAGAGGTTTTGGTAAGAAATTCTTCAGGCAATTTAGTCCGGTGATTGCATGCATTGTTGACGAGATCCAATAGCCGTATTTGGGGAAATGCTTGGTAAAAAATTGATTTACAGCTCCATCTTCTTTAGGACTAAGAGTAGTTTCTGCTTTTACTACTAAAGGTTCTAATTTAGAACGGCTTGAAACAGTCTCTCTGGAATAAAGACCATCATGTAAGTTATTAGCTGCTTGGAGAAGCATGCTCATAAGATAAGATTATAGCTTATTCTAGAACTAAGCCTTAGTCTTCATCTTCTCAGCTTTCTCAATAGCTTCTTCAATACTTGCAACCATATAGAATGCTTGCTCAGGAAGATGATCGTACTTACCTTCAAGAATACCTTTGAATGATTTGATAGTGTCTTCAAGTTTGACGTACTTACCAGGTGAACCAGTGAACACCTCTGCTACGTGAAACGGCTGTGATAAGAACTTCTGGATCTTACGAGCACGGTAAACGATAGCTTTGTCTTCGTCTGTTAATTCATCCATACCAAGAATTGCAATAATGTCTTGAAGCTCTTTGTATTTTTGCAAGATGTTTTGTACTTTGCGAGCAATGTCGTAATGCTCTTCACCAACAATGTCAGCCTTAAGTGCTGCTGAAGTTGAGTCAAGAGGATCTACTGCTGGATAAATTCCAAGCTCAGCAATTTGTCTTGAAAGAACTGTAGTAGCGTCCAAGTGAGCAAATGTAGTTGCGGGAGCCGGATCAGTTAAGTCATCGGCAGGAACGTAAACAGCTTGCACTGAAGTGATCGAACCTTTGTGAGTTGAAGTGATTCTTTCTTGAAGTTGACCCATCTCGTTAGCTAGAGTTGGCTGATAACCAACCGCTGAAGGCATACGTCCAAGAAGAGCGGATACTTCAGAACCAGCTTGCGTGAAACGGAAAATATTGTCAACGAAAAGAAGCGTATCTTTACCTTCTTCATCACGAAAATGCTCAGCCATAGTAAGACCAGTAAGAGCAACACGCATACGCGCTCCAGGAGGCTCATTCATCTGTCCGTAAACTAGAGCCACTTTGTCGATAACGCCAGATTCTTTCATCTCTTCCCAAAGGTCGTTACCTTCACGAGTACGTTCACCAACTCCAGAGAAAACAGAAATACCATCGTGAGCTTTTGCAATGTTGTTAATCAATTCCATAATCAAAACGGTCTTGCCAACACCAGCCCCGCCAAAGAGTCCGATCTTGCCACCCTTAACGTAAGGTGTAAGTAAGTCAATAACTTTGATTCCAGTTTCAAAAACTGTAATATCAGTGTTTTGTTCAGAAAGTGGAGGCGGGTCACGGTGAATAGAACTGTGTTTTTTGACTTTGATTTCGCCAGCTTCGTCAACTGGTTCGCCAAGTACATTCATGATTCTGCCGAGCGTAGCTTCACCAACAGGAACAGAAATTGGAGCTCCTGTATCGCTAACAGCCATTCCACGAGTCAGTCCTTCAGTAGAACTCATTGCAATTGAACGAACTCTGTTGTCGCCAAGAATAAGTTGAACTTCTGCAACTAGATTAATTTCTTGTCCAGCTGGATTTTTACATTGAACCTTCAGTGCGTTAAGGATTTTTGGTAAGTGCCCTGACGGAAACTCCACATCTATAACTGGCCCAATAACTTGAACGATTTTACCTAGTGCTGTTTTTTCTGCTGTTGCCATAGCCCAAATTTTAGCATCGAAAATTGGCGGCAAATCTTGGGATTTTTTGAAGAAAAGATATGTATTACGTTGAATTATTAAGAAAATCTTGCTATGCTTCTCGATGGAGGTCAGACAATGCCGTTTGATTGAAATCCTATTGATAATAGAAGAGATTTTTTACGTAAAGTTAGGGATGGAGCAAGTAAAGTTGCTCTGAGTCTTGCTGCGCCTAGTCCACTTGCTTTGATCGGAACCGAGCTTGGCAAAGCGACTATTAGTTCCGTTGTGCCTAGAGCTCAGCAGGATCATGCTTTTGTTCAAAGAGTTAGGATGGTTTCACGAATAAAAAAAGAGTTAGAGGCTAATTACAATCTTAATGAAGCCAATCTTGGTGAGAGACAGATTCTCTATTTTGCTCATAAGGTTTGCAAGTTGATATATAATCCTTCGCTTACTGAAGCTCAAACGAGACGGTCATTACGTAGTGTGCTTAGTTTTCTTACTGGTTCAGTTAATAGTCTCGGTACTGAAGATCGGAAGCTCTTAGATAGCTATAAAGAAGATTTGGAACCATATAGGGATCGTTTTGAAGCTCTGTCATATAAATTTTTGGAACTTTCTGAAAATTCAGATCATGATTTCATTAAAAATAAAGAAGATCATCTTGATGATTTTAATGACTTCTCTAAAGAGGTTTGGTTTTTGATGTGGTCTCTTGCATGGAACTATGATTTGGATCTGGAAAAGGCAAAGAAAGATTTGGAGATATTCGTTACTCAGTACTGCCTCGCTGGTGACATTGCTGAGCCTATCATTGCCCCCAAAGCCGATGAGCAACGGGTTAAATTGCAGGCATTGTTTAACGACAGGATGAAACGATAAATGCTATCTTGTATTGATAGATGAGCTTAGTTTCCACAATTCAAGCTGGTCCTCTGCTTTCCGCTGATAATCAGGCTTTGGAATTAGGGAGAGAGAGGCTAGAAGCAGCAGTCATGAGTTTTGATCCAAGAGACCTTAATAGGTCTCTTGCCAAAGGTGATTGTGGTTGGTGTGAGAACGTTGATTATATTCTTCGTAAGGGTCTTGTAGAAGATTTGCCTGATATTACCAAAGCTATAGAACCATTGAACTATGCTAGTTCAGTTTTTTTGCAAGATATGGTTTTAATTCCTATAGCTAAAACACTTGCTCGTTCGATGACTGGGAGCTCTCTAAGAATTACTAATCAAAATAGTTTAGCAAAATTGTTTGAGCTAGCACCTCTTGCTTATCGTAAATTAACTGATGATTTACGAGAAATGACTGACAACTTTTTTAATTGTGAACAAGAAGTATTTGATTTTGGAGAGATTTGTAGTCAAACCAATCTTTTTAGACCATTGTCTGAAATCATTGGAAAATATATGGCAATGGTTTTAAAAGAGTATTGGGAGCCTGCTTTAGCAGAATGGACATCAAAAAACTAAGATTTGGATTATTGACAAAGGCTTTGCAGGAAGTTTTGCCTTTGGTCAAGATTGATTGTGCTGGTTTTGTTTTGAGTGAACGTGCTGATGAGAGTTTGAACAGATTGGCTCTTGAAATGGTGACTCAGTATATTAAACAAACTGACGAAAGATTTTGGCAAGTCTATTGGGCTCTATTGGATCAGGCTGAAGAAGAGCATTCTGAGTTTTGTTATAACCCTGGTTTTGAAAAAGAACATATGGCTTTTGCAATTAGCAATGCGTTTTTTTATTACCTCTCGACAATTGCTTTTATACCGAAGCTCTACAAGCAAAAATACTCGCGCGAGATTGACCCAGCAGATTACCGCAAAGCTGCCGGCAATATTCTTGTGCTTGGTTATCAATTGAGTAGGTTCCATTTTGATGTTTTTAGGGCTTTTATTTTTGCAACCAGTAAAACCAATGCTGGACTGAGCCCGAAGTTGCATCTTTTTGATACGGAGTGTTTTGATTTTGAGGATGATTTAGTTTTGTGTTTAAGCACCAAGGTCAAGACTTTGATTAAAGTAGAGATTAGTAAACTAGAAGCCAAAGGCAGGCTCAGAGTGGATCAGCCTACTATTGGTTGCCCTGGATTATTTGTAAAGGATGAACAAGGTCGGGATATGATTAGTATTTTGCATAATCAAGTATTAGACTGTTTGGTGGAACTATCTTTTTTTGAGTCTTGCGCAGGTTTGTTCACGGACACGCTAAAACGAAGTTTTAAGTCGGGTCCTTGATAAGAGCTTCTGACTCTGTGGAGCAGATGTCAGATTGGGGATTAGATTTTGTCTTTTTTTGTGAGTTATTCATATGATCAACATAGCGTTTGATTTTGACAATACTCAGTATTAAGCCACAAGCTGCTGCAATAAGAATAGAGTTAACTAAATAATCGCCTTCACGGTTGTTCTCAAGCCAAGTGCCAACGAAGTAGCCTATTGCTACTGTTGCCGGGATTACATAGGCGATATCGATTAGTGGTCCCATGACTCTATTGTATCAATAGACTTGTTCTGAAAGTCGAAATTCTCTAGGAGCTTGTCATCCAGCCCAAATTACTAAATATAAAGATCTCAGTTAATAAATATGGGCTGGGTTACACGCTCCTAGAGGATCAAGACCTGCGTTCCGTATGGTTGCTACCTTTTGAGCGACCTGTATCTTCGAAACAGCGTTGCGAAGATACAGGTCTAGTGTTTTGTCGGACTTAGGTTTTCCTGACAACACCTTTAACCACTCCTTGAATCTTGATATCGTCTAATTTGGGATCAATGTATATAGGTTCCATTGTTGGATTTTCTGGTTGCAATCTTATTCTGCCATCTTCTTTGTAATAACGCTTGAGGGTAGCAGCTTCATCATTAATTAGAGCAACTACAATCTCGCCATTGTGAGCAGAGTCTCTAGGTTCAATAAGTACCAAGTCACCATCAGAGATTAAAGCATCTATCATGCTTTGACCTTTGACTCTGAGCGCGTAGCAACCTTCTGAAAAATAAGTATCAAGCTCAAGAAAGTCATTTGCTTTTTCCATAACGTCAAGCGGCGCTCCAGCGGCGATCTTGCCAAGTATCGGAATCTGGCTACGTACAACACTAAACTCAGGAGCGCCAGCTTCAATAGAACGAGAATCAAAGTTGCCGTTGAATTT
The Cyanobacteriota bacterium genome window above contains:
- a CDS encoding ATP-binding protein: MIERSLKLPLEGSQSIFLFGPRGVGKSYWLSRQLPGALYIDLLDSQIRFDLEVDLSRLRRYLSQDLNQWIVIDEIQKLPELLDEVHKLIEQDSRKFVLTGSSARKLKREGVNLLAGRALTYKLFPLTAIELGCQFDLAHSLEFGHMPSIYDKLDLNKTDYLNSYIKTYLKEEVMQEGLARDLAAFSRFLEAASFSQGSTLNISAIARDASVKANTVAGYFDLIEDMLVSYRLPVFTKRAKRRLVAHPKFYFFDAGIYYHLRPKSILDSVSELHGAGLETLVLQDLLAVNEYNKLGYQIFYWRTTNGTEVDFVVLGAKKLLAIEVKHSSKFHPKDFTGLKAFKKDYPEAELMLLYLGSAKQEYQGIQVIPVQEFLPGLLRYL
- the lexA gene encoding transcriptional repressor LexA, which produces MATQLSPKQEETAEVIYQLTNQFHYPPTLDEIAAQMGITKGTLQYHMTALRKKLAVTWNTGSARSVQISDQEVLGHCRAKFPEISKADKFNGNFDSRSIEAGAPEFSVVRSQIPILGKIAAGAPLDVMEKANDFLELDTYFSEGCYALRVKGQSMIDALISDGDLVLIEPRDSAHNGEIVVALINDEAATLKRYYKEDGRIRLQPENPTMEPIYIDPKLDDIKIQGVVKGVVRKT
- the atpD gene encoding F0F1 ATP synthase subunit beta is translated as MATAEKTALGKIVQVIGPVIDVEFPSGHLPKILNALKVQCKNPAGQEINLVAEVQLILGDNRVRSIAMSSTEGLTRGMAVSDTGAPISVPVGEATLGRIMNVLGEPVDEAGEIKVKKHSSIHRDPPPLSEQNTDITVFETGIKVIDLLTPYVKGGKIGLFGGAGVGKTVLIMELINNIAKAHDGISVFSGVGERTREGNDLWEEMKESGVIDKVALVYGQMNEPPGARMRVALTGLTMAEHFRDEEGKDTLLFVDNIFRFTQAGSEVSALLGRMPSAVGYQPTLANEMGQLQERITSTHKGSITSVQAVYVPADDLTDPAPATTFAHLDATTVLSRQIAELGIYPAVDPLDSTSAALKADIVGEEHYDIARKVQNILQKYKELQDIIAILGMDELTDEDKAIVYRARKIQKFLSQPFHVAEVFTGSPGKYVKLEDTIKSFKGILEGKYDHLPEQAFYMVASIEEAIEKAEKMKTKA